Genomic segment of Ascidiaceihabitans donghaensis:
TTCGGGGCGGCAGATATCACGATCGACATCACAAACACCTATCCTTCGTTGTCCACTGATCCGGCCAGCGCCGTTGTCGGTCTGGTCCAGTCACTGGCGCAAACCAACCGAACCATCAAAGTCGCGTTCGGCACAGAAGGCGGGCTGTTTTCGCAAAAACTGGACGTTCCGACCGTGGTATGTGGGCCCGGATCGATGGATCAGGGGCACAAGCCGGACGAGTACGTCGAGATATGCCAGCTTGCGGCCTGCGATGCCATGATGGATGCGCTGCTGGACCGCTTGGTGGCGGGTGTCTAGCAAAACATGCGCGTTGCTGGCAATCCGTGTGCATCGATTTGGGTGCGCACATGGTCGTAGAACGCCTGAACAATCGCAGATCTTGATGTGATCTGTTTGGTCGCCAACCCCAAAGTGATGTGGCCGACGTCTTCACAAATGGGAAGAATGGCCAAGGGCTGCCCGTCCGGGGCATAGGCAATCTCTGTGCCGATGCTAAGCAAGCTATACCCGTAGCCATTCGCCACCAGACTGCGCGCAACCGACAGATCGTTGGTGCGATCCGCGATATTGGGGGTGATCCCGAGACCGCGAAATGTGGATAGGAAATAGTCTCGGCTAAGAGGCAGATCGAGCAAAATCAAAGGGTCTGTGGCAATCTCGTGCAAAGACACGCAATCGCCTTGCGCCAGTGGATGATCGGGATGCAGCATGACACAGGGCCGCAGGGCCGCAAGCCCTTCGAAATGGATGTCTTGCGGGATTTCCATATCATAGGTGATCGCCACGTCGATTTCCGCCCGCGCCAATTGCTGGAACAGTGTCGTCTGATCGCCCGTGAACAAGGAAACACGCGATTCGGGGAAACTTTGTTCGAACGACTTGCGAAACTTCGCACTCAGCAACGGGGCAAGCGTGGACAATGCGCCAACAGCCAGCGGCCCGCCCGGCCTTTTGGCAACATCTTCCGCAATGTCATTCAGCGCCGCTGCGTCTGCAAGCATGCGTTTTGCTTCCGAGAACAACCGCCGTCCACCCGGCGTCAGCGTCAGCCCTTGCGCGTGGTGACGTACAAAAAGCTGTACCCCAAAATGCGCTTCCAATTGGTTGATGGCTGTCGAAATGGACGGCGAGGACACATTCAATTGCCCCGCCGCTTGCGCGATGGTTCCCGCATCCCCAACCGCAACAAGATATTCCAGTTGCCGATATGTAAACCGCACAGTCATGCCCTTGCATCGCCCGCAGGCCGCATCACGTCAAGCGGCGTCTTGACGGGCGATCCACAGCAGAAAGTCGCGGACCGTGCCTTCGTAGTCGTCTTCGGCCAGCGGTCCACCGGTGGCAAAAACCGACCCCAGCGCTGCTTGCATCGCTTCCAGTTTTTCACGGTCCTCGCGGTTCACGTCCTCCCACAGCGCGATACGCTGGTCGATGGTATCACCATCAAGGCTGTCGCCGTAGACAGACATGGACCAACGTACCCTGATAGACGTGGGGCTAAGGGGGCGGATGTTGAGAGACACCAGCAGGGATGCGGCCACGCTGACCACCTGACAAGGAAAAGCCGCAAACAGTGTTGAGCGGTGGCGTTCTTTTTCGCTGAGACCCGGCGCCCCTTCGCCGCGGGGCGGAATGTTGTCGGGATAGTTGGCAAAATAGCTGGTGAAACCCACGCCATTTGGTCCCTTTTTACTGAGGCCTGTTGGCGTGTACCCGTGCAACGTCTGCGGGTGCACAACGGACAGGTGGTAGCCTTCCATAAAGTTCTCGACCAGACATTTCCAGTTGCAGTTCCAGACCTCGCTGTCGCTGTGTACGGTCACATATTTCTCTGGCTCATACCGCCCGATCAATTCCCCAAGCCCCGCCAGTTCCACATCAATATCCGCAGGGTTCTGCGACAGGCTAACGTAGACAAACCCAAACCGCTGCACACAAGGAAACGTGCCCAGCTTGCATGTCTTGGCGTCAAAGCCTGCATTCTTCATGCGCGGTGCCCGCAGCAATGTGCCATCGGTGCCGTAGGCCCATGCATGGTAGCGACACACAAAACGGTTCGCATTGCCTTGTCCTTCGGCAAGCGGCATGCCGCGGTGACGGCAGACGTTTGACAGCGCTTTGATTTCATCTTTGTCGCGCACGATAATCAGCGGTTCGCCCAACAACTCAAGCGCCAGATAATCGCCTTGTTCTACATATTCATCGGCCCGCCCCACGCAATGCCAACCATCACGCAAAAAAGTCCTACATTCGTGGTCGAAGAACGCAGGGTCGTTGTAAAAGTAGCCCGGCAACCCTTGCGGCGCCCCATCGGGGGATGCTGCGCAATCGGCCAAAGTCTGGCGCATTTCAGAAACACGGGCTGTTTCAAACGCGCTGATGGCAACCTGTTCATTCATCGCCGGGTACTCCGTCAAAAGGGCTTCGCGTGGATCGAGGGGACGTTACGCGTGCCGCTCCGGTATTAGATTTGCGCATGCGGTCATGGGCCACGGCCGTCATCCTATTTGTTTGCGCTTTGAACCCGCGCGTTGATGTATTGGGCAAAATCATAGTTGGGCCGTTCAAGATGCGACAAATGCCCAGGCGCAGCGCCATCCGAAGACAGGCCTTTATAGACCTTTTCGGTGCAGCCTTTGTCCTCGACGTTCACATCATCCAGCAACGTTTTAAGTTGCTCGAAGTTCGCTTGCGCATCCACGTCGTCTGCATAGTCATCGGACATGCCACCACCAAAACCGATACGCACCTTGCCGACACCTTCGGGGTGTAGCGTTAGATACCAAAAGTATCCCGGTGTGAGGGTGATCATCAAACTGGGATAGATCGCCAGCAGGTAGGTCGTGCGCCGACGTTCGCCCTTCATCCGCGTGTTGTTGGGATGAGCCATCGCGATCTTCAGGGATTCATCCTTGAGGATCGTATGGTAATTGAACGCGTCTTCACCGGGCGGGCAAATCATTTCTTCCAGCTTGGAAAGACCACCAATGGTGCCTGCATGACAAACGGGCAGGTGGTAGCTTTCCATGAAATTCTCGGCAAGAACCTTCCAATTGGTGTCCCAGACATGGGTTTCAAAGAAGGTTTCTGTATAATTCGTCATGTCGTAGTCGCTGACCATATCTGCCACTTTGGACAGTTGGCTGGCCACTGGCGGGCTGTCAGGATTGAGCGACACAAAAACCCAGCCCAGCCATTCTTCGCAACGCACATCAGGCAGCTGGTAGTCGGATTTGCAGAACCCTTCGTTTTGGGTCATCGCAGGTGCACCGCGCAATGATCCATCCAGATTATACGTCCAGGCATGGTAAGGGCAGACGATGCTGCGGGTGTTTCCGCGCCCCTCAAGCAACGTCGACATGCGGTGGCGGCATACATTCGACATGGCCCGCAAAGCGCCGTCACCTGCGCGTAAAACGATAATGGGCTGACCGGCAAGCTCAAGCGTGACATAATCGCCGGATGCGGCAAGGGCCGACGCACGACCCACGCAGAACCAGTCCTTGGCAAAGATGTCGTTTAATTCGCGCTTCAAAAAATCATCGGATGTATAGACCGATGGCGGCATGGCACGGGCTTTTTCAAAGGGAACTGAAACAGTCTTCAAAAGCTCGTCTACCGCGTCTTTCATACCTGTCATTCCTTGTTCGGTTTTAACCCCATCGCATCGCGGGATGGCAAAACAGTCTTTCGATGTGCAAACGTGCTGCCAAAAGCAAATTCGGTAAAGGATACTCTTCAAAACGCCTGATTTGAGCCAGCCTAATCAAGCGCACATGCGATGGTGGCAGAACTGGGCGCGGGTTCGATTGATGTGGTGATTGATCTGGTCGCAGGCGAACAATGGCCGTCACTTTTAGAGGTTTTGCGTCGGGGAGGGCGCTATTTAACAGCCGGTGCAATCGCGGGTCCGATGTCCCAAATCGACGTACGCACACTTGACCTAAAAGACCTGACACTTATGAGGTGCACGTTTCAAGAAGACGAGGTGTTCACCAATTCGATCCGCTATATTGAGGCAAACGAAATCCGATCAGTGGTCGCAAAGACCTATCCTTTGCGTGACATCGCACAGGCTCTGTATCCGTACAGAATTTGCACTTCGTTTGCGAACCCACCTAACATCGAAAATTTAGCGCGTAATTGGGATTATGTTAATTTCTATAGCCGAATTGGCTTTCAGGACCAAGCTTTTCGGGTGGTGCTTTGCGACGAACGCCCTTACCACCCGTCACATCACGTATCAACAATTGCAGGAGCTGTTCATGTCAAACTCTGACAACGCCACCCAGAAGTTCCATTACATTTGCCAAACCTACGTTGAAAAAGATGCAGGCCGCGCTGGTCAGGCGACGTTGAAAATCGACAAGCAGTTCGAATATTCCAACGCCAATGATGCCCAAAACCGTGCCGAACGCGAAGCAATGCGCGACGATTGCGCAGGCGCGGATGCGTATATGCTGTGTGAAGACCTTGGCACCGGCGAAGTCGAAGCGCCCAGCTTTCTGGTACGTCTGGGGAATGTGCCCGAATTTGACGAATTTTAAGCCATACCAACACAGCCAGCGGAACGCCAAGCGCCGCTTGCATCATGCGCCATGATCGCCAATTGTGGCAACAACAACGGAGCACCAGATGCAAGACGGTAAAAAGGCAGGCGGACGTGGCCCCGGACGCACGACGCGTCAAGATTGGCTGACTGCGGCACTTGATACTCTGATCAGCGAAGGCGAGGATCAGGTCAAGGTTCTGTCTTTGGCGGCCATTCTGGACTGCCCGCGATCCAGTTTTTACTGGTACTTCAAAAACCGGTCCGAATTGATGGATGCATTGTTGGACACATGGGCCGCGACCAACACAAAAGCGTTGATTGATGCCGCTGACAACGACGGCGCTACAATCTGCGAGGCGTTGGCAAAGCTGTTCAGCAAGTGGGTTTACGGATCGGCTTTTGATACCAAACTGGACTTTGCCATTCGCGATTGGGCCCGCAGATCAGGCACGGTACGCCGTGCGCTGGACGAAAGCGACATCGCGCGAATTGCAGCCATCTCGCTGATGTTCGAACGTTTTTCATATCCCCCCGCTGAAGCGGATGTACGGGCCCGCATCGTATATTTCACCCAAATCGGCTATGCCACACTGGATCAACGCGAAGACTACGACACACGTATGAAACGCGGGGCGCAGTATCTGTTCTGTATGACCGGACAAACCCCGACACGTGACGAAATCGCGGCCCTCGCCCATCTTTACCCCAAAACAAACTACGTAGGTATCGACCATGTTCTCTGATACGCTTTTGACTGAAATTCGCGACCGCTTTGCACATGTTGACGCCTGCCCCTTTTCCGGGCCACGCGTGTTTTTCGAAAACGCAGGCGGGGCTTTGACGCTGAAATCTGCTGTCGAAACCTCGGCAAAGTTTGCTGCTATTCCGGACAACCAAGGGCGCGACAATCCCGGGGCACAGGCTTTGGGTGCGATCATCAAGCAATCCAAAGCCGACATGGCAACGTTCTTTAACACGCACATCGGCCAGTTCTTCGTTGGCGAAAGCGGCACGGAACTGACCTATCGTTTGATCCGCACGGCCGTGATGGGCACACCACAAGGGTCCGTTATCGGATCAACCGTCGAACACCCCGCATCCCGCAGCGCCGCGCAACATTGGGCGACTGTTGCAGGCAAACCCTATATTTCCGTGCCACACGACGACGCCACAGGGCGCGTCACAGCCGAAGCCTATGCCGCCCACATGACACCAGAGGTGCGTGTTGCTACTATTTTGCACACCTCGCCTGTCACCGGAATGGCCATTGACGTGGCTTCCATCGCCGCCGCAATTCGCGCTGTGGCGCCTGAATGTTTCATCATCGTCGATGGCATCCAACACGCAAGCCATGGTCACATCGACATCCAAAGCTACGACATCGACGGCTATGTCATCTCGCCCTACAAGGTCTTTTCGCGCCACGGATACGGGGTGGCTTGGGCGTCTGACAGATTGTCCCAATTGCCCCTCGAAGCCCTGATCGACGGCCCCAAGGAAAACTGGGAATTGGGGACACGCGACACCGGCGCATATGCTACATTTTCAGACGTCGTGGCCTATTTCGGGTGGTTGGGCCAGCAGGTTGGCGATGGCCAAACCGAACGCACCCACATCGAAGCCGCAGCAACCGCAATCAAGGCCCACGAAAAAGAGCTGACAGATGCGATGCTGTTTGGCACTGGCAACCTGCCTGGCCTGACAGATCTTGCAGGCATCACGATCATCGGCGGCGCGGACAACCCTGCGCGCGAGGGGCTTGTGTGTTTTGCCAGCGCTGATGTCCCCGCGGAGAAGATCGTGGCGCATTTGAACGACAGCGGCATTCGCACACATATCCGCAAGGCAGACCACTATTCGGGCAACATTCTAACGCCGCTTGGATTGCCTGCGGCCGTGCGGGTGTCCATGTGCCACTACAACACTCTGGCAGAGGTCAGCGCCTTTCTGACCGCGATGAAAGAGCTGACAGATGCTTGACCGCAACGGTCCCCTGCGTGGCCTGCGTGTCGTCGAAATGGCCGGTCTTGGGCCGGCGCCCTTTTGCGCGATGATGCTGGCCGACATGGGGGCGCAAGTCGTGCGCATCGCGCGTCCCGGTCAAAAGCCGCTGTTCGGGTTGGAACAGAAACACAATCTGTATGACCGCTCACGCAAATCCCTGACGTTGGATTTGCGCGATGCAGATGATTTAACGCGTGCGAAAACACTGATCAACAAAGCAGAAGTTGTGATTGAAGGGTACCGTCCGGGCGTGATGGAACGTCTTGGATTAGGGCCAGAGGCGTTTGAAGCGAGTAATCCGAAACTGGTCTACGGTCGCATGACCGGATGGGGGCAAACGGGGCCTTTGAAAGACCGCGCGGGCCACGATCTGAACTACATGGCAATCTCCGGCGCGCTGTGGTCCATAGGCCCCGCCAACACGCCACCCCCGCCCCCGCAAAACATCATTGCCGACCTTGCAGGGGGCGGCATGATGCTGCTGACAGGGGTTCTGGCCGCCACGATGAACGCGCGTAGAACAGGACAGGGTCAAGTTGTGGATGCCTGCATGTCAGACGGTGCGGCCCTCATGATGGTGCTCCAATACGGGCTGAACGCTGGCGGCGCTTGGGATGACACCAAACGCGGTGGCAACGTGCTGAACGGGGGCGCCGCGTATTACCGCTGCTACACGACCAAGGATGGCGGATATGTCTCTATCGGGCCAATAGAGCCACAATTTTTTGCCGCTTTGCTGGATGCCGTGGGTTTGCAAGACGACCCGCGCTTTTCAAAACAATACGGCGACCAAAGCGAAATGCACCCGGCTTTGGAAGCACTGTTCGCGGGCAAGACCCGCGATGAATGGTCTGCGATCCTGACAGATGTTGACGCCTGCTTTGCCCCCGTTCTGTCGATGCAAGAGGCGCCAACGCATCCACACAATCAGGCGCGCGGCACCTTCGTGGACACAGACGGGATCACGCAACCCGGCCCCGTGCCACGGTTCATGGGCACACCATCCGATCCGCCAACGCATGGAGACGCGGGACATGTCAATTTTGAGGAAGTGATGGAGAAGTGGGATTGATGAAGGCAACAAGTGCAGCAATAGAAAAATGTTTGACGGATGCGAAACGCGAGGATCATTCACCTCAATTCGTGCGAACCATGTTAGACGAAATATTTGAAAACGGTTACTTTGTTCACTCCATGGAAGTCCATGAAATCCAAAATGTGGATGAATGGCACCCACGAATAGACTGGGGAATTTACGGTCTAGACCATGGTTGGGATACTCTGGCTAAGTTTGATGCTGCGTATGCAAGACAAATTGTAGACCAAAGGCTTGGGATGGCGATGGAGTGTGAAAACCAAACGATCTGTCACATCTGGCTTGATGACTTAGTAAAATCTTAGCAAAGTCATTTTTGCTGTTTGATTGTCTGCAAAGTCGCCTCCCCTACCCGCTTGGCCTCGCATAACTCATCCGCCTTAACAAATCGGCCGTATTCTTCGCCTCAAATTTGCGCAACAATCGCGCACGCACGTCCTCAATCGTGCGCGGTGACAATTCCAATTCCCGCGCGATTTCCTTGCTGGTCAGGCCTCGGCTGAGGCGGGACAAAACCTCGCGTTCGCGTTTGGTCAGGCGCGGACCGTCCAGATGGTCGCGGATGGGCGCAAAGCTTAGGACCAGATGGGACAAGGGATCATCCGGCGCCAGCGTTCGTGCACGAAAGCGGAACCATTTGGGCACACCGTCTTTCTGGCGCATCATTCGTTCGTCCGAGTAGGCCCCCGTTTGCGCCATCGTCACAAGGCCAATGTCGCGCACACGGTCAAATTCGGCATGACTGGGGTACAGCATGCGAAAGGACTGTCCCAACAGTTCGGAACGACTGTAGCCAAGCAAGCTGGCGAACGTCAGATTGCAACTGCTCAAGGTCCGGTGACGTGACACTGCCAAGCCAATGGGGGCCGCGTCAAACGCCTCCAGCATTTCAGTCGTTACGTTATCCATTGCCAACCCCCGTGAATATACGGTATTGATACCGTACTCATGCGCCGCGATACTGCAAGTCGTTTAACGAAAGGTGTGAAATGACAACTTCGCTTATGACACGCATTGCGGCCAAGCGCGACGACTTGATCCAGCTGACGCAGGACCTGATCCGCATCCCCACATTGAACCCGCCCGGCGAAAACTATCAAGCGATTTGCGATTATCTGGACAAACGCCTGTCTGCCCACGGCTTACAAACACAACTGATCCGCGCCTTTGGCACACCCGGCGACAGCGAAAAATATCCACGCTGGAACATCATCGCGCGGCGCGACGGGGCGCACACAGGCGATTGCGTGCATTTCAACAGCCACACAGACGTGGTTGAGGTCGGCGCAGGCTGGACGTTTGACCCTTTTGGCGGAGAGATTGCCAATGGCAACATCTATGGGCGGGGGGCCTGCGACATGAAAGGCGGGTTGGCCGCATCCATCATCGCAGCCGAAGCGTTCATCGAAGAACACCCCGACTTCCACGGTGCAATCGAGATTTCCGGCACCGCAGACGAGGAATCAGGCGGTTACGGCGGGGTCGCATACCTTGCCGAACACGGCCATTTCAGCCCTGAAAACGTGCAACACGTCATCATTCCGGAACCTTTGAACAAAGATCGCATCTGTTTGGGCCATCGCGGCGGCTGGTGGGCCGAAATCGAAACCAAAGGCGAGATTGCCCATGGATCGATGCCATTCCTTGGCGATTGCGCTGTGCGGCATATGGGGGCTGTGATTGGCGAATTCGAAGACAAATTATTCCCCGCAATGGCCGCCCGCATAACGGATATGCCCGTGGTGCCCGAAGGGGCAAAGCAATCCACCATGAACATCAATTCGATCCATGGCGGGCAAAAAGAACAAGACGACGATTTTGACGGATTGCCCGCGCATTGTGTGCCAGACAGTTGTCGCATCGTGATTGACCGCCGCTTTTTGGTCGAAGAACCGTTGGATCAGGTGCGCAGCGAGGTCAAAGGGCTGTTGGAAGGACTGCGCGAAACGCGTCCCGATTTTAACTATGAAATGACGGAACTGAACAGCGTTTTGCCGTCCATGACCGACAAGTCCGCACCTGTCGTTGAAACCGTGGCCCAAGCGATTGAGGACGTGATGGGCAAAGCCCCCGAGTATGTCGCAAGCCCCGGAACCTACGACCAAAAACACATTGACCGGATCGGCAAGCTAAAGAACTGTATTGCTTACGGACCGGGTATTCTGGAGCTGGCACATAAACCCGATGAATATATCGGGATTGATGATATGCTCGACAGCGCAAAGGTGATGGGTGCAAGCTTGGAAACGCTTCTGCTGCCCAATAAAAACTGACTAAGGGAGACCACACATGAAACATTTCGTATCTCGATTGGCACTGGCCAGCGCATTGGGCGTTGCCGGTTTTGCCGCCCAAGCCCAAACCGACATCACCGTCGCGTTGCAGCTTGAACCGCCCCATCTGGACCCGACATCAGCCGCCGCCGGTGCAATTGATTCCGTGCTGTATTCCAACGTGTTTGAAGGTCTGACGCGCTTTATGGGCGACGGATCAGTTGTTGCGGG
This window contains:
- a CDS encoding M20/M25/M40 family metallo-hydrolase, which encodes RDDDYDVPYSTVHVGTVVGGTALNIVPDHAEFLFEIRNLAQDNPADIMSRLEKYRDDYLRDLRTRFGAADITIDITNTYPSLSTDPASAVVGLVQSLAQTNRTIKVAFGTEGGLFSQKLDVPTVVCGPGSMDQGHKPDEYVEICQLAACDAMMDALLDRLVAGV
- a CDS encoding LysR family transcriptional regulator, with amino-acid sequence MRFTYRQLEYLVAVGDAGTIAQAAGQLNVSSPSISTAINQLEAHFGVQLFVRHHAQGLTLTPGGRRLFSEAKRMLADAAALNDIAEDVAKRPGGPLAVGALSTLAPLLSAKFRKSFEQSFPESRVSLFTGDQTTLFQQLARAEIDVAITYDMEIPQDIHFEGLAALRPCVMLHPDHPLAQGDCVSLHEIATDPLILLDLPLSRDYFLSTFRGLGITPNIADRTNDLSVARSLVANGYGYSLLSIGTEIAYAPDGQPLAILPICEDVGHITLGLATKQITSRSAIVQAFYDHVRTQIDAHGLPATRMFC
- a CDS encoding aromatic ring-hydroxylating oxygenase subunit alpha, producing the protein MNEQVAISAFETARVSEMRQTLADCAASPDGAPQGLPGYFYNDPAFFDHECRTFLRDGWHCVGRADEYVEQGDYLALELLGEPLIIVRDKDEIKALSNVCRHRGMPLAEGQGNANRFVCRYHAWAYGTDGTLLRAPRMKNAGFDAKTCKLGTFPCVQRFGFVYVSLSQNPADIDVELAGLGELIGRYEPEKYVTVHSDSEVWNCNWKCLVENFMEGYHLSVVHPQTLHGYTPTGLSKKGPNGVGFTSYFANYPDNIPPRGEGAPGLSEKERHRSTLFAAFPCQVVSVAASLLVSLNIRPLSPTSIRVRWSMSVYGDSLDGDTIDQRIALWEDVNREDREKLEAMQAALGSVFATGGPLAEDDYEGTVRDFLLWIARQDAA
- a CDS encoding aromatic ring-hydroxylating oxygenase subunit alpha, which translates into the protein MKDAVDELLKTVSVPFEKARAMPPSVYTSDDFLKRELNDIFAKDWFCVGRASALAASGDYVTLELAGQPIIVLRAGDGALRAMSNVCRHRMSTLLEGRGNTRSIVCPYHAWTYNLDGSLRGAPAMTQNEGFCKSDYQLPDVRCEEWLGWVFVSLNPDSPPVASQLSKVADMVSDYDMTNYTETFFETHVWDTNWKVLAENFMESYHLPVCHAGTIGGLSKLEEMICPPGEDAFNYHTILKDESLKIAMAHPNNTRMKGERRRTTYLLAIYPSLMITLTPGYFWYLTLHPEGVGKVRIGFGGGMSDDYADDVDAQANFEQLKTLLDDVNVEDKGCTEKVYKGLSSDGAAPGHLSHLERPNYDFAQYINARVQSANK
- a CDS encoding zinc-binding dehydrogenase — its product is MVAELGAGSIDVVIDLVAGEQWPSLLEVLRRGGRYLTAGAIAGPMSQIDVRTLDLKDLTLMRCTFQEDEVFTNSIRYIEANEIRSVVAKTYPLRDIAQALYPYRICTSFANPPNIENLARNWDYVNFYSRIGFQDQAFRVVLCDERPYHPSHHVSTIAGAVHVKL
- a CDS encoding TetR/AcrR family transcriptional regulator, which gives rise to MQDGKKAGGRGPGRTTRQDWLTAALDTLISEGEDQVKVLSLAAILDCPRSSFYWYFKNRSELMDALLDTWAATNTKALIDAADNDGATICEALAKLFSKWVYGSAFDTKLDFAIRDWARRSGTVRRALDESDIARIAAISLMFERFSYPPAEADVRARIVYFTQIGYATLDQREDYDTRMKRGAQYLFCMTGQTPTRDEIAALAHLYPKTNYVGIDHVL
- a CDS encoding aminotransferase class V-fold PLP-dependent enzyme; this translates as MFSDTLLTEIRDRFAHVDACPFSGPRVFFENAGGALTLKSAVETSAKFAAIPDNQGRDNPGAQALGAIIKQSKADMATFFNTHIGQFFVGESGTELTYRLIRTAVMGTPQGSVIGSTVEHPASRSAAQHWATVAGKPYISVPHDDATGRVTAEAYAAHMTPEVRVATILHTSPVTGMAIDVASIAAAIRAVAPECFIIVDGIQHASHGHIDIQSYDIDGYVISPYKVFSRHGYGVAWASDRLSQLPLEALIDGPKENWELGTRDTGAYATFSDVVAYFGWLGQQVGDGQTERTHIEAAATAIKAHEKELTDAMLFGTGNLPGLTDLAGITIIGGADNPAREGLVCFASADVPAEKIVAHLNDSGIRTHIRKADHYSGNILTPLGLPAAVRVSMCHYNTLAEVSAFLTAMKELTDA
- a CDS encoding CaiB/BaiF CoA transferase family protein, with the translated sequence MLDRNGPLRGLRVVEMAGLGPAPFCAMMLADMGAQVVRIARPGQKPLFGLEQKHNLYDRSRKSLTLDLRDADDLTRAKTLINKAEVVIEGYRPGVMERLGLGPEAFEASNPKLVYGRMTGWGQTGPLKDRAGHDLNYMAISGALWSIGPANTPPPPPQNIIADLAGGGMMLLTGVLAATMNARRTGQGQVVDACMSDGAALMMVLQYGLNAGGAWDDTKRGGNVLNGGAAYYRCYTTKDGGYVSIGPIEPQFFAALLDAVGLQDDPRFSKQYGDQSEMHPALEALFAGKTRDEWSAILTDVDACFAPVLSMQEAPTHPHNQARGTFVDTDGITQPGPVPRFMGTPSDPPTHGDAGHVNFEEVMEKWD
- a CDS encoding PAS and helix-turn-helix domain-containing protein, giving the protein MDNVTTEMLEAFDAAPIGLAVSRHRTLSSCNLTFASLLGYSRSELLGQSFRMLYPSHAEFDRVRDIGLVTMAQTGAYSDERMMRQKDGVPKWFRFRARTLAPDDPLSHLVLSFAPIRDHLDGPRLTKREREVLSRLSRGLTSKEIARELELSPRTIEDVRARLLRKFEAKNTADLLRRMSYARPSG
- a CDS encoding acetylornithine deacetylase/succinyl-diaminopimelate desuccinylase family protein; this encodes MTTSLMTRIAAKRDDLIQLTQDLIRIPTLNPPGENYQAICDYLDKRLSAHGLQTQLIRAFGTPGDSEKYPRWNIIARRDGAHTGDCVHFNSHTDVVEVGAGWTFDPFGGEIANGNIYGRGACDMKGGLAASIIAAEAFIEEHPDFHGAIEISGTADEESGGYGGVAYLAEHGHFSPENVQHVIIPEPLNKDRICLGHRGGWWAEIETKGEIAHGSMPFLGDCAVRHMGAVIGEFEDKLFPAMAARITDMPVVPEGAKQSTMNINSIHGGQKEQDDDFDGLPAHCVPDSCRIVIDRRFLVEEPLDQVRSEVKGLLEGLRETRPDFNYEMTELNSVLPSMTDKSAPVVETVAQAIEDVMGKAPEYVASPGTYDQKHIDRIGKLKNCIAYGPGILELAHKPDEYIGIDDMLDSAKVMGASLETLLLPNKN